A window of the Scandinavium goeteborgense genome harbors these coding sequences:
- a CDS encoding LysR family transcriptional regulator, giving the protein MLKENIHDLLSFMVVARERSFTRAAAQLGVSQSALSHAMRNLEARLDVRLLTRTTRSVAPTEAGEKLLTRLGPQLQQIEEELLTLHELRDKPTGNIRLTAGEHAMNALLWPALVPFMQRYPDINIEVTVDNGLTDIVDGRFDAGIRLGEQVAKDMIAVKIGPEMRMAVVASPDYVERFGTPLSPRELEQHRCINMRLPTRGGLYAWEFEQGEQILRVRVEGQLTLNTLPQRIDAALSGLGFAYVPEDAILDAVTSGKLVRVLEDWCPPFPGYYLYYPGRRQHTAAFALLIDALRLS; this is encoded by the coding sequence ATGCTGAAAGAAAACATTCACGACCTGCTCTCTTTTATGGTTGTGGCCCGTGAGCGCAGTTTTACCCGTGCGGCGGCGCAGCTTGGCGTTTCGCAATCAGCGCTCAGCCACGCGATGCGTAATCTGGAAGCGCGTCTCGACGTTCGTCTGCTGACCCGCACCACGCGCAGCGTCGCGCCGACAGAGGCTGGAGAAAAACTGCTGACTCGTCTCGGGCCGCAGCTCCAGCAAATCGAAGAGGAGCTGTTAACCCTGCACGAACTGCGTGATAAACCGACCGGAAACATTCGCCTGACCGCTGGGGAACACGCGATGAACGCGCTATTGTGGCCGGCTCTGGTGCCGTTTATGCAGCGTTATCCGGATATTAATATTGAAGTCACGGTCGATAACGGTCTGACGGACATCGTCGACGGGCGTTTCGATGCGGGCATTCGCCTCGGCGAGCAGGTGGCGAAAGATATGATCGCCGTGAAAATTGGCCCTGAGATGCGCATGGCGGTGGTGGCGTCGCCCGATTACGTCGAGCGGTTTGGTACCCCGCTCTCTCCGCGCGAGCTGGAACAACATCGCTGCATTAACATGCGTCTGCCGACGCGCGGCGGTCTGTATGCCTGGGAGTTTGAACAGGGTGAGCAAATTTTACGGGTGCGGGTCGAGGGCCAATTAACACTTAATACCCTGCCGCAGCGTATCGACGCCGCGCTGTCCGGACTCGGATTTGCCTACGTTCCGGAAGACGCCATTCTCGACGCGGTTACATCAGGAAAACTGGTGAGAGTACTCGAAGACTGGTGCCCGCCATTCCCCGGTTATTACCTCTACTACCCAGGAAGACGCCAGCACACAGCGGCATTTGCTTTGCTGATAGATGCCCTACGCTTGTCGTAA
- a CDS encoding amino acid ABC transporter permease, which produces MKSNETIKVVPARYPLRIVGAGVALLVLAIVVQSVAFNPRWEWAVFARWFFDPVILEGLGQTLLLTLLGTVLSVIFGGLLALCRLSSSWLLSSLAWAYIWLFRSLPLIVVLIVLYNFSYLYDTLSVGIPFTGITWASYQTINVLGQFSTAVVGLTLVQSAYTAEIIRGGFLGVDHGQYEAASALGLPAWRRTLRIILPQALRTILPSGFNEIISLAKGTAMVYVLAMPELFYTIQMIYNRTQEVIPLLMVGAVWYLVITSFLSAIQYLVERALAKSERRSAVNSNRSRAAVSTATPTPEAAHAQLS; this is translated from the coding sequence ATGAAGAGCAACGAAACCATCAAAGTGGTGCCCGCGCGTTATCCGCTGCGCATCGTCGGGGCGGGCGTGGCCCTACTGGTACTGGCCATTGTGGTGCAGTCGGTGGCCTTTAATCCGCGCTGGGAATGGGCCGTGTTTGCCCGCTGGTTCTTCGACCCGGTGATTCTGGAGGGGCTCGGACAAACGCTGCTGTTAACGCTGCTTGGCACGGTGCTCAGCGTGATTTTTGGTGGCCTGCTGGCGCTGTGCCGGTTGTCGTCCTCATGGTTGCTCAGCAGCCTGGCGTGGGCGTACATCTGGCTGTTCCGCTCGTTGCCGCTGATCGTGGTGCTGATCGTGCTGTACAACTTTTCGTATCTCTACGACACGCTGTCAGTCGGCATTCCGTTTACCGGGATTACGTGGGCCAGTTACCAGACCATTAACGTGCTCGGCCAGTTTTCGACGGCGGTGGTGGGTCTGACCCTGGTGCAGAGCGCCTACACGGCTGAAATCATTCGCGGTGGTTTTCTTGGGGTCGATCACGGGCAGTATGAAGCCGCGTCGGCGCTCGGTTTACCCGCCTGGCGACGCACGCTGCGCATCATTTTACCGCAGGCGCTGCGCACCATTTTGCCGTCCGGTTTCAACGAAATTATCAGCCTCGCAAAAGGTACCGCGATGGTGTATGTGCTGGCGATGCCGGAGCTGTTTTACACCATCCAGATGATCTACAACCGCACGCAGGAAGTCATTCCGCTGTTGATGGTGGGCGCAGTGTGGTACCTGGTGATCACCAGTTTCCTCTCCGCCATTCAGTATTTGGTTGAACGGGCGCTGGCGAAGAGTGAACGCCGCTCCGCCGTGAACAGCAACCGCAGTCGCGCCGCGGTCTCTACCGCCACACCAACCCCGGAGGCTGCTCATGCTCAACTCTCCTGA
- a CDS encoding cupin domain-containing protein, producing the protein MKIIRSGSQPSVTGPEQWFTGKVRIDAPFQATDPAKVGGATVTFEPGARTAWHTHPLGQTLIVTQGRGWLQEEGQEAQALNQGDIAWIPPGVKHWHGASSETAMTHIAIAESENGSPVTWLDKVTDEEYAGR; encoded by the coding sequence ATGAAAATTATTCGTAGTGGTTCACAGCCGTCCGTTACCGGACCAGAACAATGGTTTACCGGCAAGGTCAGAATTGACGCGCCGTTTCAGGCAACAGACCCGGCAAAAGTCGGTGGGGCAACGGTGACGTTTGAGCCGGGCGCTCGCACCGCATGGCATACGCATCCACTGGGACAAACGCTTATCGTGACCCAGGGCCGCGGCTGGTTGCAGGAAGAGGGGCAGGAAGCGCAGGCGCTGAACCAGGGCGATATCGCGTGGATCCCGCCTGGCGTGAAACACTGGCACGGTGCCAGTTCAGAAACCGCTATGACGCATATCGCCATTGCTGAATCCGAAAATGGCTCGCCTGTGACCTGGCTCGATAAAGTTACGGACGAAGAATACGCCGGACGTTAA
- a CDS encoding transporter substrate-binding domain-containing protein — MVLFSGSALAAGSIDLHANEQPLPVVRDEAAIAKIPASYKFVEPGTLTVAISALNSPPLALLASDNRTRIGSDPDIARLLAGSLGLKLKLVPTAWEDWPLGITSGRYDVALVNIAVTEQRKEKFDFATYRVDSLAFSVKTGSPITTVKGPADLSGKKVIVGSGTNQERILLGWNAENEKAGRATALPVYLTDDASANLYIQSGRADVFFGPQSVSAYKAALSGKTTVVGLGPKKAYVATTTKKGNQLVYALQAALNGGIARGEVQHILARWGEGDEGVAQSEVNPPGITYP; from the coding sequence ATGGTGCTGTTCTCCGGGAGCGCGTTGGCGGCGGGAAGCATTGATTTGCACGCCAATGAGCAACCGTTGCCGGTGGTGCGTGATGAGGCGGCGATCGCGAAGATCCCCGCCAGCTATAAGTTTGTTGAACCGGGCACGCTGACGGTGGCGATTTCTGCGCTTAACTCACCGCCGTTGGCGCTGCTGGCCAGCGATAACCGCACGCGGATCGGCAGTGACCCGGATATCGCCCGACTGCTGGCGGGGAGTCTGGGTTTAAAGCTGAAACTGGTGCCGACGGCGTGGGAAGACTGGCCGCTCGGCATTACTTCTGGGCGTTATGACGTGGCGCTGGTGAACATTGCGGTCACTGAGCAGCGCAAAGAGAAGTTTGATTTTGCGACCTATCGCGTCGATTCGCTGGCATTTTCGGTGAAAACGGGCAGCCCGATAACGACGGTGAAGGGCCCGGCAGATCTCTCCGGCAAGAAGGTGATCGTCGGTTCAGGCACCAATCAGGAACGCATTTTACTCGGCTGGAATGCTGAAAACGAAAAGGCAGGGCGTGCGACCGCGTTGCCGGTGTATCTGACCGATGACGCCTCCGCCAATCTGTATATTCAGTCCGGGCGCGCCGATGTGTTCTTCGGGCCGCAGTCCGTTTCGGCTTATAAAGCGGCGCTGAGCGGGAAAACCACCGTCGTCGGTTTGGGGCCGAAAAAAGCATATGTGGCGACCACCACCAAAAAAGGGAATCAGCTGGTGTATGCCCTGCAAGCCGCACTGAATGGCGGTATTGCCCGGGGTGAGGTGCAGCATATTCTGGCGCGCTGGGGAGAAGGCGATGAAGGCGTGGCGCAATCCGAAGTGAACCCGCCGGGGATCACTTATCCCTAA
- a CDS encoding amidohydrolase gives MSLEQQLITWRRELHQFPELSLQEVATTARIRDWLQSAGLTILPYALKTGLVVEIGQGEKVVALRADIDALPIEEAADVAFRSQNAGVMHACGHDVHTSVMLGAALLLKAREAELAGRVRILFQPAEESFGGAKTLIRAGALEGVSAIFGMHNEPGLPVGAFATRGGAFYANVDRFVVRVHGKGAHAARPHEGQDAILLASQLVNALQSVASREVNTLDSLVLSVTRIQGGNTWNVLPENVELEGTLRTHRTDVQQQVKARVSEIAAGFAGAFRSQIDVIWHAGPTALVNTAEWAEFATTVADEVGYHTAIADLHMGGEDFAVYLQQTPGAFVSIGSASEFGLHHPAFNPDEKLIVPAAHYFATLAEKALQHL, from the coding sequence ATGAGCTTAGAACAACAGCTGATTACCTGGCGGCGTGAACTGCATCAGTTCCCGGAACTGTCTTTGCAGGAAGTGGCGACCACCGCGCGCATTCGCGACTGGCTGCAAAGCGCCGGGCTGACGATTCTGCCGTATGCGTTGAAAACCGGCTTGGTGGTTGAGATTGGGCAGGGCGAGAAAGTGGTTGCGCTGCGTGCAGATATCGACGCGCTGCCGATTGAAGAAGCGGCCGACGTGGCGTTCCGTTCACAAAATGCAGGGGTGATGCACGCTTGTGGGCATGACGTTCACACCAGCGTGATGCTGGGCGCGGCGCTGCTGCTCAAAGCCCGCGAAGCGGAGTTAGCGGGGCGAGTACGTATTCTGTTTCAGCCTGCCGAAGAGAGTTTTGGCGGCGCAAAAACGCTGATCCGCGCGGGCGCGCTGGAAGGTGTTTCCGCCATTTTCGGTATGCATAACGAACCCGGGCTGCCAGTGGGCGCCTTTGCCACCCGCGGCGGTGCGTTCTACGCCAACGTAGATCGTTTCGTGGTGCGGGTGCACGGAAAGGGCGCCCACGCAGCCCGCCCTCATGAAGGACAGGATGCGATCCTGCTCGCCAGCCAGTTGGTGAACGCCCTGCAAAGTGTTGCCAGCCGCGAGGTAAACACTCTGGATTCGTTGGTACTGAGCGTGACGCGCATTCAGGGCGGTAATACCTGGAACGTGCTGCCGGAAAACGTCGAGCTGGAAGGTACGCTGCGCACCCATCGCACCGACGTTCAGCAACAGGTTAAAGCGCGAGTGAGCGAAATTGCCGCCGGGTTTGCTGGCGCGTTCCGATCGCAAATCGACGTTATCTGGCACGCGGGGCCAACTGCGCTGGTGAATACCGCCGAATGGGCCGAATTCGCCACCACCGTGGCCGACGAGGTGGGCTATCACACCGCCATCGCAGATTTACACATGGGCGGTGAGGATTTTGCGGTGTATTTACAGCAGACGCCCGGCGCCTTCGTCAGTATCGGCAGCGCCAGTGAATTTGGTTTGCACCATCCGGCGTTTAATCCGGATGAAAAACTGATCGTCCCGGCGGCGCATTATTTCGCAACGCTGGCAGAAAAAGCCTTACAGCACCTTTAA
- a CDS encoding amino acid ABC transporter ATP-binding protein codes for MLNSPEGHISITGVSKFFGRHKALDNVSLEIPPGTVTVILGPSGSGKSTLLRTINHLERVDEGFIQIDGDYIGYRRQGDKLYELKEKEILRQRVNVGYVFQNFNLFPHMTVLENLIEAPVAHRQLSKKQATERAYALLDVVGLRNKADAWSRHLSGGQQQRIAIARALTLNPRVMLFDEPTSALDPELVGEVLDVIKKLARSGTTLVVVTHEIGFAREVADQVVFMVDGKIVEQGESDAVLNRPQHPRTRQFLSKVLS; via the coding sequence ATGCTCAACTCTCCTGAAGGCCATATTTCGATTACTGGCGTCAGTAAATTTTTCGGTCGCCATAAGGCGCTGGATAACGTGTCACTGGAGATCCCACCCGGCACGGTGACGGTGATTTTGGGTCCGTCTGGCTCGGGAAAATCGACCCTGTTGCGCACCATTAATCATCTGGAGCGCGTCGACGAAGGCTTTATCCAGATTGACGGGGACTACATCGGCTATCGCCGTCAGGGCGATAAGCTGTACGAGTTGAAAGAGAAAGAGATCCTTCGCCAGCGCGTGAACGTCGGCTATGTGTTCCAGAATTTCAATCTGTTCCCGCACATGACGGTGCTGGAAAACCTGATTGAAGCGCCGGTTGCGCACCGCCAGCTCAGCAAAAAACAGGCCACGGAACGCGCTTATGCGCTACTGGACGTGGTCGGCCTGCGCAATAAGGCCGATGCCTGGTCGCGCCATTTGTCCGGTGGGCAGCAGCAGCGCATTGCCATTGCGCGGGCGCTGACGCTCAATCCGCGGGTGATGTTGTTTGATGAACCGACGTCGGCCTTGGACCCGGAACTGGTGGGCGAGGTTCTGGACGTAATCAAAAAACTGGCCCGTTCCGGTACCACGCTGGTGGTGGTGACCCATGAGATTGGTTTTGCGCGGGAAGTGGCGGACCAGGTGGTCTTTATGGTCGACGGCAAAATCGTGGAGCAGGGCGAAAGCGACGCGGTCCTGAATCGCCCGCAGCATCCACGTACCCGACAATTTTTATCAAAGGTGTTGTCATGA
- a CDS encoding STM2901 family protein, translating to MDTVEELNGTYFYDGSSNLSAGELFFWIMIDETLDHFGLSDIAAVAGVYLGSNSVTVAGKFAGATPGTSVASIYSRKLFRNRMMPVRLPTWIGFPPNAKKVMTQKLGTFVGRTIPVVGWIILAADVSTITFKAVNKYNTLAHPSDRLW from the coding sequence ATGGATACAGTAGAGGAGTTGAATGGGACATACTTCTATGATGGGTCATCTAACCTAAGTGCTGGCGAATTATTTTTCTGGATTATGATTGATGAAACTCTGGACCATTTCGGCCTATCTGATATAGCTGCAGTCGCAGGGGTGTACCTTGGTTCTAACAGCGTTACCGTTGCGGGTAAATTTGCTGGAGCAACTCCGGGAACCTCCGTTGCTTCAATTTATTCAAGGAAATTATTTAGGAATCGGATGATGCCTGTTCGATTACCCACATGGATTGGCTTCCCTCCAAATGCTAAAAAGGTTATGACGCAAAAATTAGGTACGTTTGTTGGAAGAACAATCCCGGTAGTTGGGTGGATTATACTTGCTGCTGATGTATCGACTATCACATTCAAAGCTGTAAATAAATACAACACCCTTGCCCATCCTTCTGACCGTTTATGGTAG
- a CDS encoding Hcp family type VI secretion system effector, whose product MAIPSHLWLKDDGGAIIKGSCDVYDREGSIEVIAFGHGLHIPTDNNTGKITGARIHAPMIVEKEFDSSSPYLYKAVATGQSLKSAEIKWYCINDAGQEVEYFNMLLEDVKIVAVTPVMYNTKTVEKCNHMERIELRYERITWKYCDGNIQYTDSWNERATA is encoded by the coding sequence ATGGCTATTCCCTCACATTTGTGGCTTAAAGATGATGGTGGCGCGATAATTAAAGGTTCATGCGATGTGTATGATCGTGAAGGAAGTATTGAAGTTATTGCTTTTGGTCATGGCTTGCACATCCCTACAGATAATAATACAGGCAAAATTACCGGGGCTCGTATTCATGCCCCAATGATAGTGGAAAAAGAATTTGATAGCTCAAGCCCATATCTTTATAAAGCCGTTGCTACGGGTCAGTCATTAAAAAGCGCAGAAATTAAATGGTACTGTATCAATGATGCAGGGCAAGAAGTTGAATACTTCAACATGCTTTTAGAGGATGTGAAAATAGTTGCCGTCACGCCTGTCATGTACAATACCAAAACAGTAGAAAAGTGTAACCATATGGAACGTATTGAATTACGATACGAGCGCATAACGTGGAAGTATTGTGATGGGAATATCCAGTATACAGACTCATGGAATGAAAGAGCTACAGCTTAA
- a CDS encoding GNAT family N-acetyltransferase, giving the protein MTERFRDVSPEDAELEPILDGLFAEYAARYGDYFSRDAEVELTEWYLAPQGLFIVLERDGTIIATGAYKPYDAQTAEIKRIWTDKSLRQQGLAGRVVAELERRAQLAGYVQTYLTTGFRQPEAVRLYLSQGYQPQFDIERDPEEYSRPPFDGRLRFTKALALPVLSKSA; this is encoded by the coding sequence ATGACTGAACGCTTTCGTGATGTTTCCCCGGAAGATGCCGAACTGGAGCCGATTTTAGACGGCCTGTTCGCGGAATATGCCGCGCGCTATGGCGACTACTTTTCGCGTGATGCGGAAGTTGAGCTGACCGAGTGGTATCTCGCGCCGCAAGGATTGTTCATTGTGCTGGAGCGCGACGGCACAATTATTGCCACCGGGGCGTACAAACCGTATGACGCCCAAACGGCGGAAATTAAGCGCATCTGGACCGACAAATCGCTGCGTCAGCAAGGGCTTGCCGGGCGCGTGGTGGCCGAACTGGAACGGCGGGCACAGCTTGCGGGCTACGTGCAGACGTATCTGACCACCGGTTTTCGCCAGCCGGAAGCGGTGCGTTTGTATCTCAGCCAGGGCTACCAGCCGCAGTTCGATATAGAGCGCGACCCGGAAGAGTACAGCCGTCCGCCGTTTGACGGCCGACTTCGGTTCACCAAAGCGCTGGCGTTGCCGGTGCTCAGCAAAAGTGCCTGA
- a CDS encoding DUF1493 family protein, producing the protein MSDSENIEQQVMDWYNENWNGRVFPFFKRPALTLNTSLSTGKYPWADEDAIDILGQYFEKFQVDNKDFSFNKYWPNEETFMPLNCLRSKENQWQWIEPEPLTLKMLVESAKAGHWLYV; encoded by the coding sequence ATGAGTGATTCAGAAAACATAGAGCAGCAAGTTATGGATTGGTATAACGAAAACTGGAATGGCCGTGTCTTTCCATTTTTTAAACGTCCAGCGCTAACTCTTAACACCAGCCTTTCCACTGGGAAGTATCCGTGGGCAGATGAGGATGCCATAGACATCCTTGGGCAGTATTTTGAAAAATTCCAGGTGGATAATAAAGATTTTTCTTTTAATAAATACTGGCCTAACGAAGAGACATTTATGCCACTCAATTGCTTACGCTCTAAAGAGAATCAATGGCAGTGGATTGAACCAGAACCGTTAACACTGAAAATGCTTGTAGAATCAGCAAAAGCTGGTCACTGGCTTTACGTTTGA
- a CDS encoding AAA family ATPase produces the protein MRINVVGTSGVGKSTLARRLATYLNAPYIEMDTLYWRPDWQGTPDDELFARLEEVLTASESWVLDGNYNRTRPVKWRNVDMIVWVDYGFWRTLRQAVGRALFRAWTQKELWPGTGNHETFRRSFFSRDSIILWTLKTLHKNRQRYLADMRDPQFAGLAFVRLRNQADTDALIAKLRATTRH, from the coding sequence ATGAGAATTAACGTGGTTGGCACCAGCGGTGTGGGAAAATCCACGCTCGCGCGCCGTCTGGCAACGTACTTAAATGCACCCTATATCGAAATGGATACGCTTTACTGGCGCCCAGATTGGCAGGGAACACCAGATGATGAACTGTTTGCTCGACTGGAAGAGGTACTGACCGCCAGTGAAAGCTGGGTGCTTGACGGAAATTATAACCGCACGCGACCGGTGAAATGGCGCAATGTGGACATGATCGTGTGGGTGGATTATGGCTTCTGGCGCACACTACGTCAGGCCGTCGGCAGAGCATTATTCCGGGCATGGACTCAAAAGGAACTGTGGCCAGGCACCGGAAATCACGAGACTTTTCGACGCTCTTTTTTTAGCCGGGACTCCATTATTTTATGGACGCTAAAAACCTTGCATAAAAATCGGCAGCGTTATTTGGCAGATATGCGCGATCCGCAATTTGCCGGACTGGCCTTCGTCAGACTGCGAAATCAGGCCGATACTGACGCTCTTATTGCGAAATTAAGGGCAACAACTCGCCACTGA
- the uxuA gene encoding mannonate dehydratase: MQMTMRWFGPAEDKIPLEHIRQVPGVEGIVGALYDVPVGEVWPKDKIHALASQAREAGLKLEVIESMNIHDEIKIGSPGRDRYIANYQATIRNLAEIGIKVICYNFMPVFDWMKTDMNYVLPDGSLTMAFEKKGIDKSLEDVVKDVLDNSNGFALPGWEPERLAKVQELFAQYKDVDDDKLRENLVYFLKAIIPVCEEVGIKMAIHPDDPPYSIFGLPRVVKNRDDLDWLCNAVDSEANGITLCTGSIAEDPDNNVYDILAEFTQRKRIHFAHVRNIKIIKNKDFYESAHLSQYGSLDMFKVMKALHDNGFDGYIRPDHGRFIWGETGRPGYGLYDRALGVTYLLGLWEALEKQH; this comes from the coding sequence ATGCAAATGACAATGCGCTGGTTTGGGCCAGCAGAAGATAAGATTCCCCTGGAACACATCCGTCAGGTGCCAGGCGTAGAAGGGATTGTGGGGGCGTTGTACGATGTTCCCGTGGGCGAAGTCTGGCCAAAAGATAAAATCCATGCGCTGGCCTCTCAGGCGCGTGAAGCGGGTCTGAAGCTGGAAGTGATTGAAAGCATGAATATTCACGATGAGATCAAAATCGGTAGCCCAGGGCGCGACCGGTATATCGCAAATTATCAGGCTACTATCCGCAATCTGGCTGAGATTGGCATTAAAGTCATCTGCTACAACTTCATGCCAGTCTTTGACTGGATGAAGACGGATATGAACTATGTCTTACCGGATGGCTCTCTGACGATGGCTTTCGAAAAGAAAGGCATCGACAAAAGTCTGGAAGATGTTGTTAAGGATGTTCTCGATAATTCAAACGGTTTCGCCCTGCCCGGTTGGGAGCCAGAACGTCTGGCTAAAGTGCAGGAGCTGTTTGCGCAATACAAAGACGTTGATGACGACAAATTACGTGAAAATCTTGTCTATTTCCTGAAAGCTATCATCCCGGTCTGTGAAGAAGTCGGGATTAAAATGGCAATTCACCCCGACGATCCTCCCTATTCCATCTTCGGGCTGCCGCGGGTCGTGAAAAATCGTGACGATCTGGATTGGCTGTGCAATGCGGTGGACTCAGAAGCCAACGGGATTACGTTATGCACCGGCTCCATTGCCGAAGATCCTGATAATAACGTTTACGACATTCTGGCTGAATTTACGCAACGTAAACGTATTCATTTTGCCCACGTGCGAAATATCAAGATCATCAAAAATAAAGATTTTTACGAATCAGCGCACTTATCGCAATACGGTTCGCTGGATATGTTCAAAGTGATGAAGGCGCTGCATGATAATGGCTTTGATGGCTATATCCGCCCTGACCACGGACGCTTTATTTGGGGTGAAACTGGCCGTCCCGGATATGGTTTATACGATCGGGCTTTAGGGGTCACCTATCTCCTGGGTCTGTGGGAAGCGCTCGAAAAACAGCATTAA
- a CDS encoding MsnO8 family LLM class oxidoreductase → MSYRISILDKSPLADGETASQALAHTLTLAQQADAWGYHRLWIAEHHNTPQLASPSPEVVIGWLLGQTSRIRIGSGGVMLQHYSPYKVAENFNLLASLAPGRVDLGVGKAPGGLPHSTRALQQGVDPQQKGTFADQLAQLDNWLSLTRAESADAVLATPVPPQRPDGFLLGASLESAELAARLDWNFVFAAHLNGDKNLLRDVLTRWRDRSLRDAIVAVQVIVAADAAQAAKLAAQVEVWGVRLENGQRVSVASQQQADAFAHQAGSPAVEIVRRESAVIAGTARQVHDQLDILHDTFGIDEFIIDTPVAEGASRLASLRLLAEELNRAEVLS, encoded by the coding sequence ATGTCTTATCGAATCAGTATTCTGGATAAAAGCCCACTGGCAGATGGCGAGACCGCATCTCAGGCACTGGCACACACCTTAACACTGGCGCAACAGGCTGATGCCTGGGGCTATCACCGTTTATGGATTGCGGAGCACCATAATACGCCGCAGCTGGCGAGCCCGTCTCCAGAGGTGGTCATTGGCTGGCTGCTCGGGCAGACGAGCCGTATCCGTATCGGGTCCGGGGGCGTGATGCTACAACACTACAGCCCGTACAAAGTGGCGGAAAACTTCAATCTACTGGCGTCATTGGCTCCGGGGCGTGTTGATCTCGGCGTCGGCAAAGCGCCTGGCGGCCTGCCGCACTCTACTCGCGCGTTGCAGCAGGGCGTCGATCCGCAGCAGAAGGGAACGTTCGCTGATCAGCTCGCGCAACTGGACAACTGGCTATCGCTGACGCGTGCGGAAAGCGCCGATGCAGTACTGGCGACGCCTGTTCCACCGCAGCGTCCGGACGGTTTTCTGCTGGGCGCGAGTCTTGAAAGCGCAGAGCTGGCCGCCCGACTGGACTGGAACTTTGTTTTTGCGGCGCACCTCAACGGCGATAAAAATTTGCTCCGTGACGTGCTGACCCGCTGGCGCGACCGCAGCCTGCGGGATGCGATAGTCGCCGTACAGGTGATCGTCGCGGCAGATGCGGCACAGGCCGCGAAACTGGCCGCGCAGGTGGAAGTCTGGGGCGTGCGGCTGGAAAACGGTCAGCGCGTGTCGGTGGCCAGCCAGCAGCAGGCCGACGCTTTTGCACATCAGGCGGGCAGCCCGGCGGTGGAAATTGTGCGCCGTGAATCGGCGGTGATTGCCGGTACCGCGCGCCAGGTCCATGACCAGCTCGATATCCTGCATGACACCTTTGGCATCGATGAATTTATTATCGATACGCCAGTGGCTGAGGGGGCTTCCCGCCTGGCGTCATTGCGCCTGCTCGCCGAAGAACTTAACCGCGCGGAGGTGCTGTCATGA